The following are from one region of the Paenibacillus sp. KS-LC4 genome:
- a CDS encoding alpha-N-arabinofuranosidase, which produces MSKQAKLIVDKDFVVGEVDKRIYGSFIEHLGRAVYGGIYEKDHPQADEQGFRSDVLELVRGLDVPIVRYPGGNFVSGYNWEDGVGPLDQRPRRLELAWRTIEPNWIGFNEFMDWCRKANTDAMMAVNLGTRGPDEARNLLEYSNHPSGSYWSDLRIQHGYKDPHNIKTWCLGNEMDGPWQIGAKTAVEYGRIASETAKVMRWVDPTIELVACGSSGIAMPTFPDWEATVLDLAYDEVDYISLHQYYGNRDKDTANFLAQSVGMDSFIHTVISTADFVQAKKRSKKKINLSFDEWNVWFHSNETDKKIDPWQIAPPQLEDIYTHEDALVVGCMLISLLKRADRVKMACIAQLVNVIAPIMTTNGGGAWKQTIYYPYMHASLFGRGEVLVPLMSSPKHDTKEFTDVPYIEAVAVHNEEKQEVTVFAVNRHLEESIAFDIDLRSFGQGRILEHIVLENEDLLASNTADAPNRVTPHTNGSAALTDKGQFQAVLNKASWNVIRIKL; this is translated from the coding sequence ATGTCAAAACAAGCAAAGCTGATCGTTGATAAGGATTTTGTAGTAGGTGAAGTCGATAAAAGAATTTATGGCTCGTTTATCGAGCATTTGGGCCGAGCGGTATATGGCGGTATTTATGAAAAAGACCATCCGCAGGCGGATGAACAGGGGTTTCGCTCCGATGTGCTGGAGCTTGTAAGAGGGCTGGATGTGCCGATTGTACGATATCCCGGAGGAAACTTCGTTTCCGGGTATAACTGGGAGGATGGCGTAGGCCCGCTAGATCAGCGGCCAAGACGTCTGGAGCTTGCTTGGCGCACGATTGAGCCGAACTGGATTGGCTTTAATGAATTTATGGACTGGTGCCGCAAAGCAAATACAGACGCGATGATGGCTGTGAATTTAGGAACGAGGGGCCCAGATGAAGCACGTAACCTCCTTGAATATTCCAATCATCCGTCAGGATCGTATTGGAGTGATTTGCGTATTCAGCACGGCTATAAGGACCCGCACAATATCAAAACCTGGTGCCTGGGCAATGAGATGGATGGCCCTTGGCAAATAGGCGCTAAAACAGCCGTCGAGTATGGACGTATCGCCAGCGAGACTGCAAAGGTTATGCGCTGGGTCGATCCCACGATTGAGCTTGTCGCTTGCGGCAGCTCAGGAATCGCCATGCCGACCTTCCCGGATTGGGAAGCTACGGTGCTGGATTTAGCTTATGATGAGGTAGATTATATTTCCCTGCATCAGTATTACGGAAACCGCGATAAGGATACAGCAAATTTCCTGGCACAATCTGTGGGAATGGACTCCTTCATTCATACGGTCATTTCTACAGCCGACTTTGTGCAGGCGAAGAAACGCAGCAAGAAGAAAATCAATCTTTCCTTCGATGAGTGGAATGTATGGTTCCATTCAAATGAAACGGATAAAAAAATTGACCCGTGGCAAATTGCCCCTCCGCAGCTGGAAGATATTTATACGCATGAGGATGCGCTGGTCGTTGGCTGTATGCTGATTAGCCTGCTCAAGCGAGCCGATCGTGTGAAGATGGCATGTATCGCGCAACTCGTCAACGTCATCGCTCCAATTATGACGACAAATGGCGGAGGAGCCTGGAAACAGACGATCTATTACCCGTATATGCACGCAAGCCTGTTCGGAAGAGGCGAGGTGCTTGTACCGCTCATGAGCTCGCCTAAGCATGACACGAAAGAATTTACAGATGTGCCTTATATTGAAGCGGTAGCTGTGCATAATGAAGAGAAGCAAGAGGTTACTGTGTTTGCCGTGAATCGTCATCTGGAAGAAAGCATTGCATTCGATATCGACCTGCGGAGCTTCGGTCAAGGACGAATTTTGGAGCATATTGTTTTGGAAAATGAGGATTTGTTAGCTTCCAATACAGCAGATGCGCCTAACCGCGTCACGCCGCACACGAATGGCAGCGCCGCATTGACGGATAAAGGACAATTTCAAGCTGTGCTGAATAAAGCATCATGGAATGTCATTCGAATTAAGCTGTAA